A single Xylanimonas cellulosilytica DSM 15894 DNA region contains:
- a CDS encoding DNA repair helicase XPB — translation MADGPLIVQSDKSLLLEVEHPRADECRRAIAPFAELERAPEHVHTYRLTSLGLWNARAAGHDAEQVVNTLIEFSRYPVPHALLVDVAETMDRYGRLTLHAHPTHGLVLEASDRAVLAEVLKSRRTAGLLGERIDESTVVVHPSERGHLKQVLVKLGWPAEDLAGYVDGEKHPIDLSHEATPIGGEAVKHWELRPYQAQAVDAFWFGGSGVVVLPCGAGKTIVGAAAMAKSGTTTLILVTNTVSARQWKDELIRRTTLTEEEIGEYSGTRKEIKPVTIATYQVLTTKRKGVYAHLELLDARDWGLIVYDEVHLLPAPIFRMTADLQARRRLGLTATLVREDGREDEVFSLIGPKRYDAPWKDIEAQGYIAPADCVEVRLTLPESERMTYAVAEPEDKYRLAATASGKNPVVERIVAAHPDDQVLVIGQYLDQLEELSAHLDAPLITGATTIRERQRLFDAFRSGEVSRLVVSKVANFSIDLPEASVAIQVSGSFGSRQEEAQRLGRVMRPKQDGRTAHFYAVVSRDTVDQDFAAHRQRFLAEQGYAYRIVDAEELDTVQ, via the coding sequence ATGGCCGACGGACCCCTGATCGTGCAGAGCGACAAGTCGTTGCTGCTGGAGGTCGAGCACCCGCGCGCCGACGAGTGCCGCCGGGCGATCGCGCCCTTCGCGGAGCTCGAACGCGCCCCCGAGCACGTGCACACGTACCGGCTCACGAGCCTGGGCCTGTGGAACGCGCGGGCCGCGGGGCACGACGCCGAGCAGGTGGTCAACACCCTGATCGAGTTCTCCCGCTACCCGGTGCCGCACGCGCTCCTGGTCGACGTCGCCGAGACGATGGACCGGTACGGCCGCCTCACCCTGCACGCGCATCCCACGCACGGGCTGGTGCTGGAGGCGAGCGACCGGGCCGTGCTGGCCGAGGTGCTCAAGTCACGGCGCACCGCCGGTCTGCTGGGCGAGCGCATCGACGAGTCCACCGTCGTCGTGCATCCCTCGGAGCGCGGTCATCTCAAGCAGGTGCTGGTCAAGCTGGGCTGGCCCGCGGAGGACCTGGCCGGGTATGTCGACGGCGAGAAGCACCCCATCGACCTGTCCCACGAGGCGACCCCCATCGGGGGCGAGGCAGTCAAGCACTGGGAGCTGCGGCCCTATCAGGCGCAGGCGGTCGACGCGTTCTGGTTCGGCGGCAGCGGCGTCGTCGTGCTGCCCTGCGGTGCGGGCAAGACGATCGTCGGCGCGGCCGCCATGGCGAAGTCGGGCACGACGACGCTGATCCTCGTGACGAACACGGTCAGCGCGCGGCAGTGGAAGGACGAGCTGATCCGCCGCACCACCCTCACCGAGGAGGAGATCGGCGAGTACTCGGGCACCCGCAAGGAGATCAAGCCCGTCACCATCGCCACCTACCAGGTGCTCACCACCAAGCGGAAGGGCGTGTACGCACACCTCGAGCTGCTCGACGCCCGCGACTGGGGCCTGATCGTCTACGACGAGGTGCACCTGCTGCCCGCCCCCATCTTCCGGATGACGGCGGACCTCCAGGCCCGACGACGCCTGGGGCTGACGGCCACCCTCGTGCGGGAGGACGGCCGCGAGGACGAGGTGTTCTCCCTCATCGGGCCCAAGCGGTACGACGCCCCGTGGAAGGACATCGAGGCGCAGGGGTACATCGCCCCCGCGGACTGCGTGGAGGTGCGCCTCACCCTGCCCGAGTCCGAGCGGATGACGTACGCCGTCGCGGAGCCGGAGGACAAGTACCGGCTCGCGGCGACGGCGTCGGGCAAGAACCCGGTGGTCGAACGGATCGTGGCCGCCCACCCGGACGACCAGGTGCTCGTCATCGGGCAGTACCTCGACCAGCTCGAGGAGCTGTCCGCCCACCTCGACGCACCCCTCATCACGGGCGCGACGACCATCCGGGAGCGGCAGCGCCTGTTCGACGCCTTCCGCAGCGGGGAGGTGTCCCGGCTCGTGGTGAGCAAGGTCGCGAACTTCTCCATCGACCTGCCGGAGGCGTCCGTGGCGATCCAGGTGTCGGGGTCGTTCGGGTCCCGGCAGGAGGAGGCGCAGCGCCTCGGCCGGGTCATGCGCCCCAAGCAGGACGGCCGCACCGCCCACTTCTACGCCGTCGTCTCGCGCGACACCGTGGACCAGGACTTCGCGGCCCACCGCCAGCGCTTCCTGGCGGAGCAGGGGTACGCCTACCGGATCGTTGACGCCGAGGAGCTCGACACCGTGCAGTGA